CAACTTATTCATTGCACATTTACGTGGAAATAAAAAGTGAGTACAGCTTTTAAttagcataataataataataataataataataataatatatgcaGACAATAATTCATTACTTGCAGCAATTTCTTTCTTATTATGAAGCCAAATAAACTAAACTCAACTATATGATTAATTATACcaaatattaaaagataaaaattctaCTAATAATTAGGATAACCCACCCAACTAGCTAATCAACTCAGTCAATAACAtgttaaattataaaatcctaatttaattttgattatgatGGATCAACACACACCGAGACAAGGAGTTCCTCTCCATGCTGGGTCCTGTCCTGGACTCAATTGATTTACAACAGTACACATACAGTCACAGAACTGTTGCATAAAGAATGAAAGCAGAACATTTTACTTGACGCTTTTCAGAACTTGAGATTGAGAAGGAAAGGCATCTTGTCGGAGAAGGGCGGATCGGAGTATTTTCCGGTGAGAATTTGCGAGGCAACATACTGGTTTGCAGCCTCCGAGTAATGGATTCCGTCCCAGTTCACGTATTCAGTACTGTCGTTGCATCCTTTGGCCGTCACCGACGTCCCGTTCAACACTTTCGTTTGGCCGCAGCCCACCCGGACGTCGTAGTTCAGAGGTGGACCTCCATAGCCGCAGCACGCCATTATGGGCTGCTCAAATCCTGCAAAATCAAATTGATTAAGAATGCCTCCAGTTTTTTTATGTGTAGACAGTAGAGGTACCGGTCTTAGCTAGTATGATTGAATTGATTTGATTctatagtttttttttgtttttttttacttcatttTGATTCTGGGTCTAATTGTCTAATCCACCCAATACATAACCTTACCTCCGATAATCAATTCTAAAtcagagaagaaagaaacaaaatctaATCGGAATAAAGTCAAGAATACTCAAACCTAAAACAAAATCTAATCGGAATGAAGTAATGTTTTTGTACTATAATTATACTCACCATAACGAGAATAGTTTGCGATGAGGTTAGATTTGATGGTGTATATATCAACATAGGTCACATTTGCATCTGGGTATTGGCCTTGCAACTTTCTAGTTAGTGCATGGAGCTGCAGGTTGAGCAGTCCTGCAGCTTGGTTATGCGAGCTGACACATCCAAGCTCATCAAGCTTAGATGCATCGGTTCCAAATTTGGCAACATTCTGAGCCAAGCAACCCAGGGGACCTGTATTGTGAATCCATAAATTTCTCGCCCCTTGATCATACAATTTCTGGggaaaaagcaaaagaaaatagCGGGGTAAAATGTCAGAAAAGTGCCTGAAGATCTCAACCACCACATGGTTCCATGAAAATTAGAAAGTGCTAGTCTTGGAAGGCAGGAAATGAGTGACCTTAATTCCAGCTTCAAATTCAGCTAAAATTGTCGGAATTGAAGCAAGGATTTGATCCAATGATCTGGAATAGAAGGCACCGGCAAGATCATTCTGGCCAATGTCAAACATGTAAAGCCCTTTCCCAAAATAGTCTTCTGCAGGCAGGAACTTGTCAAGTTTCTTGCCTGCGCCGATTTCAAAAACAAACAATAGATGATCTGTTAGCATTTCCGACATTTAACGCTGCTCTAGACCGTTTAATTAAGTATCATAAACACATAAAAGCAACAAAATTGTATGTGGTCACTGgaaaaaaggagagaaaaaagTCGTAACACAAATAAAGGGcgtaatttccaaaaataccactttttaaaaaattattctcaaaataccatccttttgaaaataattgCCAGTATTCCACACACGAGTCGCGGGTCCTAACAGCGATTGTACCCAGGAACTTTTCAAGGCCCTAAAACTCCGAGTGCTGGAATGTGGTATTTTAGGAATTGTTTTCGAAGGGTGGTATTTTCAGAATAAACTTCAAAAAAATGTGCTACTTCTGGCATTTACTCAAATAAAAGTGGGTGTTCCAAACCGGCACTGCCTTAATAGGACCGTGGGAAAGTGTAGTGACCCTTAAGTATGCAAATTTGTGATAAATACCATCAATATACAGAAACTAACGAAAGGAATAGCACAACAGCGTCATACTAAACCTACTTTTAGACAAGAGTTCAAGCACCCGGGCCTTGAATCTCAAGAACTGAGCCACCTGAATCCCAAATGAAAATGGGCTTACAGCTGATGCAGCTGCTGGGAGTATAGAAGATCCTGCAGCTGCAAAATTGCATCCTCTCTTGAAACTTGGCGCCCCAATTGAATCTAAATATGGATTCAGAAACGGCAGGTCCATTGCATCCACTGCACCAACAGAAAACTAGCAGTTGAAACAGGGGCAGTCAAGTTGATAATGCAGAAGAAGCTTATTCTGCAATGGAACAGAGATTTTCAGCCAAAGGCCAGAAGTTTACTTAGGAAATCTATAATGAGGCGCCCATCACAGAACCTGCCAGATGGCTTCTGGAAATAAATCTGCCCATTGGGAGGATCCAGGCGATCACCAGTCCCAGCAACCAGGCCACCAGTGTCTGAATTGGAATCACCAAAGTTGAAAACTGCTGGGTACTTGAAGTCAATGGGAGTGGTGAGAGGCAAGACGGACAAGGTGATGATCTGAAGGATAGAGATCTTGAGAACCATGGCTACTGTGTTGGCTACAAGTTGTTGAATGTGAAGAGTAACAGTTCAGCAAAATATATAGGTGTCTGGTCTGGTGGGTCTTGTGTGAAGTGAAAGTTTTGCTTTATATTTGGAAAACCCTAACAATTTAAGCGATCCAAATTACCAATATATCCCTGCCTCCATCTTACATGTCGCAGTCAATCAAGACTTGCTTaaatattatatcaatttaTTAGGTTGAAAAGCAACCAAGCATCATCAAATTCATGTTTGTTTCCACGTATAATTACGACACTTCGTCTTCAGTGAACAGATTGATTATCACCAAtcaacaaacaatttcatgGTGCCATTATTGAAAGAGTTTGTAAGAAGACAGGAACTACTTCAgtggaaaaataacatttatgggAGCAACTAAGGAAATTTGAGCTTACCAAAAAGCAAGATGTCCCAATCTGAAGTCTATTTTGAAAGCAACTACTGAATTTTGCTTACACGAATGGCAAAACCCAGGCTTCCTTGGAATATTTGGGAGAGGAGGTGAAGTTACTCCAAATATGGAATACCCAAAAAGCCCCTCCATTTCTAAGAAATGTCCAATAAAGTTGTATGATTgaggaaatttgagaaaagaaacgaaaataacaatgaatttatGTTTCTAGCgttatttattgaataaaaactGTTCATAttgcattaaatttaattattgtacatGAAATGGTACGTTATGAtaaagattatatttttttataaaacataaATACTTTACAAAAGTATTCATTTTTGTAAAGCAACGTTACTAATTTCATTAAATACAATGGAGTGTGCAAATTCTATGTATAAATAGCATTTCCATTAAACTAATCATTCTTATGTTCTGCAGAGATCCctcttttttataattaatcattaaaaataccttatTCTTCATCAAATTATCTTCCCTTATAGGGATATAGGAGTTATGATATCGGGACATTCAATTATCACGGGATCAATATAACAGGAAACTAGTGGATAATTGCTGGCAAATCTAGGGCCAAAGCTTCTTAAGCAAGTGACAAGAAGTGGATTCACGGACTCAATAATGCTGCTTAGATCCTTTCACCCAATGTCTTTATCATGTACCCAATTGTCACCCTTTTCGAGTCTTTGTGATGAATATTGGACAATTGCTGAATTTAGTAAGCTCAAAGTGTCTGCCTTTTGCTTGAATTTTGAttcaaatatgaattcactTGCCCGTAACATCATAAGTCCTCATTTTTAGGAAGGAAATTATGCATGTCATCATCAATTAATCCAGCCAGAGAGAGTAGTCCTCGTTAACTAACCAAAGTGCAGAACCAAATAAATGACCAGATGAAAAACAATCTGAAACCATTAGCACCTAAATATCAGAAACAGTTTTCAAATCCAACAAAAAAAAGTGTTACACTTTACAGAACATCTAGCTCATTTAGTCGGTTTTCACTACCTGTTTTTTACTCTTTGATCTATGGAAGCAGATCTAGCAGAGGAACAATTTCCATACAATTGCAGTAAAAAGAATGGAATTTAGAGGAAATTCTTATCTTGGACTCCTGAGCCTGATAATGCAGCTTTTATTTTGCCTTGTTACTGTGAAAGAATGATCCAACCCAGGGGACGGAGTAAGGGATGTCTAATATCATGTGCAGAAAGCTCATCCTCTCCCTCAACTCTTTGTTAATTTCATCAGATCTTTCAGCAGCTTCCAATCTGTCCTTGAGAGTTTTGTTATCTTTCTTAAGCTGCAGAAGCATGAACCAGAAACTTTAGTGGATAAAATTAGATATGTGATTTTGAAGTTCAGATCTTCAAACTGGAAACTTTAAAATGGATAAAAAGAAAGCAAATTGGGAGTTGTGCCCTATTTTCAAAgttaaatcatcaaaaaaacAGAGGGCGTAGCACTGAGTAAGTGATGATCATAGGTTGCAATAAGAATGAAATAGCTCATAAAAGCTCCTATTCTATGTGCTCGAATCTGTAATTCTGAGCACTTCAATAGTTGCATATACGACCATACTTGATATATTTTGATGCTAAAAGCACcatattttggtttgaaatttcaATTGTACCATATTAGATATAATCATACTATTCTTTTCAGATCCAGAATGCAAAAGCCTCAGCCTTCCAATGGCAAGCATATGTTATGTACTAAGTCTTCCCAATGCATATGACTCGAACTATAAATTTGCTCCcagagtatttatttttttaccttttttccCTCTTACCTCTTCAACAGTTGCAAGAAGCTCTTCTACAGCTTGTTGCAATGAGGAGATTGTCCGCAATGTAACATCCTCATAAGCTGGCTGCCAGTCTTCAGCTGAACTAAGATCAATGATAATACCTTCCGATACAAACAACTGTTCAAGCAACTCCACATCTTCAGCATCTAAGTTCTCTGCCAACTGTATGCATTCAAGTAAAGTTTGCTTAGATACTACAGTAGAAAGTCCacaaaaaaagttcaaaaaaattatctaacCTTGTCTAGAATTCTCTCAGAAGACTCAACTTTAGCCAGAGTTGGAGCTTCATATTTCTTGGTGCATTTTTCTTCCTTGC
This genomic stretch from Diospyros lotus cultivar Yz01 chromosome 1, ASM1463336v1, whole genome shotgun sequence harbors:
- the LOC127787368 gene encoding GDSL esterase/lipase At1g54790, whose translation is MVLKISILQIITLSVLPLTTPIDFKYPAVFNFGDSNSDTGGLVAGTGDRLDPPNGQIYFQKPSGRFCDGRLIIDFLMDAMDLPFLNPYLDSIGAPSFKRGCNFAAAGSSILPAAASAVSPFSFGIQVAQFLRFKARVLELLSKSKKLDKFLPAEDYFGKGLYMFDIGQNDLAGAFYSRSLDQILASIPTILAEFEAGIKKLYDQGARNLWIHNTGPLGCLAQNVAKFGTDASKLDELGCVSSHNQAAGLLNLQLHALTRKLQGQYPDANVTYVDIYTIKSNLIANYSRYGFEQPIMACCGYGGPPLNYDVRVGCGQTKVLNGTSVTAKGCNDSTEYVNWDGIHYSEAANQYVASQILTGKYSDPPFSDKMPFLLNLKF